One segment of Syngnathus typhle isolate RoL2023-S1 ecotype Sweden linkage group LG9, RoL_Styp_1.0, whole genome shotgun sequence DNA contains the following:
- the arhgef7a gene encoding rho guanine nucleotide exchange factor 7a isoform X1, whose amino-acid sequence MNSAEQTVTWLITLGVLESPKKSIADPEAFLHSSLKDGVVLCRLLERLCPGSTEKIYQEPKNDSECLSNIKEFVKGCTSFRVEPFEASDLLLGLNFSKVLSSLVALNKVTADIGVGSDSVCARHSSAHRIKSFESLASQASLARSSKLLQNQFRSLDMSENSGQQLLVKARFNFLQTNEDELTFNKGDIIGVTRQEDGGWWEGTLNGKTGWFPSNYVREVKGSDKQVSPKSGTLKSPPKGFDTSAISKTYYNLVLQNILETETEYSKDLQVLLTNYLRPLQSFEKLSGSDLSLILGNLEEISTFQQMLVQSLEECTKLPESQQRVGGFFLNLMPQMKALYVGYCSNHPCAVNVLTQHSETLGEFMEGRGAVSPGILTLTTGLSKPFMRLDKYPTLLKELERHMEESHPDRSDIQKCMATFKHLSAQCQEVRKRKELELQILTESIRLWEGDDIKTLGSVLYMSQVLVHTPGAEERSERYLMLFPHVLLMLSASPRMSGFIFQGKLPLASMSVSKLEECETHKNAFELSGPMFERLQVSCTSQQDLQDWVEHLTRQIKHTAATAPSHKPLTVPCHTLPSHPVTPSRHAEGRAMTVAPTYHTLPHPSSHGTSHSTMMWGPLEPPNTPKPWSLSCLRPAPPLRPSAALCYKEDLSKSPKSVKKLLPKRKPERKQSEEEFALRKSTAALEEDAQILKVIEAYCTSAKTRQTLNSRPRRETGLHAIIPGEEKVLLDDPSRIRQSAAEEKSLVDVLYALRGEVQELKQDNKKMKRSLEEEQRALKDLEKVVRRVLKSINDPTWDETNL is encoded by the exons ATGAATTCGGCGGAGCAAACGGTGACATGGCTCATTACGCTCGGCGTGCTCGAGTCGCCAAAGAAGAGCATTGCGGACCCGGAGGCTTTCCTGCACAGCTCCCTCAAGGATGGCGTGGTGCTTTGCAGGCTCCTGGAGCGCCTCTGCCCCGGATCCACGGAGAAA ATCTACCAGGAGCCCAAGAACGACAGCGAGTGTCTGAGCAACATAAAGGAGTTTGTCAAGGGCTGCACATCTTTCCGTGTCGAG CCATTTGAGGCCAGTGACCTCCTGCTCGGTCTGAACTTCTCCAAGGTGCTGAGTAGTCTCGTGGCTCTGAATAAAGTGACTGCAG ATATCGGCGTGGGCAGTGATTCGGTGTGCGCCCGACACTCGTCAGCCCACCGCATCAAGTCCTTTGAGTCTCTGGCCTCCCAGGCTTCACTGGCTCGATCCTCCAAGCTGCTGCAAAACCAGTTTCGCAGTCTG GACATGTCAGAGAACAGTGGGCAGCAGCTGCTGGTGAAGGCGCGTTTCAACTTCCTCCAAACTAACGAGGATGAGCTCACCTTTAACAAGGGTGACATCATTGGCGTGACTCGTCAGGAGGACGGGGGCTGGTGGGAGGGGACCCTCAACGGCAAGACGGGATGGTTTCCTAGCAACTACGTCCGGGAAGTCAAAGGCTCTG ATAAGCAAGTGTCACCCAAATCTGGTACCCTTAAAAGTCCTCCGAAAGGCTTTGACACATCTGCCATTAGCAAGACATACTACAACTTG GTGTTGCAGAACATTTTAGAAACAGAGACTGAATATTCCAAGGACCTTCAGGTCCTCCTCACAAATTACCTGCGCCCCCTTCAGAGCTTTGAAAA GCTGAGCGGCTCTGATCTATCTCTGATTCTGGGAAACCTGGAGGAGATCAGCACCTTTCAACAGATGCTCGTCCAGTCACTGGAGGAATGCACCAA GCTTCCAGAAAGTCAGCAGAGGGTGGGCGGTTTCTTCCTCAACCTCATGCCCCAAATGAAGGCTCTTTATGTGGGCTACTGCTCCAACCATCCCTGTGCAGTGAACGTACTGACGCAACACAG CGAGACGTTGGGGGAGTTCATGGAGGGCCGAGGTGCCGTCAGCCCCGGGATCCTCACTCTGACCACTGGTCTCAGTAAGCCTTTCATGAGACTCGACAAATACCCCACCCTGCTCAAAGAGCTGGAGCGCCACATGGAG GAGAGTCACCCTGACAGAAGTGACATCCAGAAGTGCATGGCCACTTTCAAACATCTTTCC GCGCAGTGCCAGGAGGTACGCAAGCGGAAGGAGCTGGAGCTGCAGATTCTGACCGAATCCATCCGGCTGTGGGAAGGTGACGACATCAAGACCCTGGGCTCTGTGCTCTACATGAGCCAGGTCCTTGTGCACACTCCCGGGGCAGAG GAAAGGAGTGAGCGTTACCTCATGCTTTTCCCCCACGTCCTCCTCATGTTGTCGGCCAGCCCCAGGATGAGCGGCTTCATATTCCAG GGAAAACTGCCTCTGGCCAGCATGTCGGTGAGCAAGCTGGAAGAATGTGAAACCCACAAAAATGCCTTTGAGCTCAGCG GCCCCATGTTTGAGCGTCTTCAGGTGTCGTGCACCAGCCAGCAGGATCTGCAGGACTGGGTGGAGCATCTAACGCGGCAGATCAAGCACACTGCAGCTACAGCGCCGAGCCACAAACCTCTCACTGTTCCCTGCCACACG CTTCCATCCCATCCTGTCACACCGTCCCGGCACGCCGAGGGAAGGGCCATGACGGTGGCCCCCACCTACCACACCCTCCCTCACCCTTCCTCCCATGGGACATCTCACAGCACCATGATGTGGGGCCCCCTGGAACCTCCCAACACCCCCAAACCCTGGAGCTTAAGTTGCCTGCGGCCCGCACCCCCGCTGCGACCCTCTGCGGCCCTCTGCTACAAGGAG GATCTAAGCAAAAGTCCCAAGAGTGTCAAGAAACTCCTTCCCAAGCGCAAGCCAGAGAGGAAACAGTCTGAGGAGGAATTTGCCTTGAGGAAGA GTACCGCTGCCCTGGAAGAAGACGCCCAGATCTTAAAAGTTATTGAGGCCTACTGCACCAGTGCCAAGACCAGGCAGACACTCAACTcca GACCACGAAGGGAAACAGGGCTGCATGCGATCATTCCCGGCGAGGAGAAAGTCCTGCTCGACGACCCCAGTCGCATTAGACAAAGCGCAGCGGAagagaa GAGCCTAGTGGATGTGCTGTATGCCCTAAGGGGCGAGGTGCAAGAACTAAAACAG GACAACAAAAAGATGAAAAGGTCACTAGAGGAAGAGCAGAGGGCCCTCAAAGATCTGGAGAAGGTCGTCAGGAGAGTATTGAAGAGCATAAATGACCCCACTTGGGACGAGACCAACCTGTGA
- the arhgef7a gene encoding rho guanine nucleotide exchange factor 7a isoform X2, which produces MNSAEQTVTWLITLGVLESPKKSIADPEAFLHSSLKDGVVLCRLLERLCPGSTEKIYQEPKNDSECLSNIKEFVKGCTSFRVEPFEASDLLLGLNFSKVLSSLVALNKVTADIGVGSDSVCARHSSAHRIKSFESLASQASLARSSKLLQNQFRSLDMSENSGQQLLVKARFNFLQTNEDELTFNKGDIIGVTRQEDGGWWEGTLNGKTGWFPSNYVREVKGSDKQVSPKSGTLKSPPKGFDTSAISKTYYNLVLQNILETETEYSKDLQVLLTNYLRPLQSFEKLSGSDLSLILGNLEEISTFQQMLVQSLEECTKLPESQQRVGGFFLNLMPQMKALYVGYCSNHPCAVNVLTQHSETLGEFMEGRGAVSPGILTLTTGLSKPFMRLDKYPTLLKELERHMEESHPDRSDIQKCMATFKHLSAQCQEVRKRKELELQILTESIRLWEGDDIKTLGSVLYMSQVLVHTPGAEERSERYLMLFPHVLLMLSASPRMSGFIFQGKLPLASMSVSKLEECETHKNAFELSGPMFERLQVSCTSQQDLQDWVEHLTRQIKHTAATAPSHKPLTVPCHTLPSHPVTPSRHAEGRAMTVAPTYHTLPHPSSHGTSHSTMMWGPLEPPNTPKPWSLSCLRPAPPLRPSAALCYKEDLSKSPKSVKKLLPKRKPERKQSEEEFALRKSTAALEEDAQILKVIEAYCTSAKTRQTLNSTWQGTDLMHNHVLADADRPSVDSPGRRSSVSRPELSSDLSEDSDYDSIWTSHSYRMGSVSRKSCFSHQN; this is translated from the exons ATGAATTCGGCGGAGCAAACGGTGACATGGCTCATTACGCTCGGCGTGCTCGAGTCGCCAAAGAAGAGCATTGCGGACCCGGAGGCTTTCCTGCACAGCTCCCTCAAGGATGGCGTGGTGCTTTGCAGGCTCCTGGAGCGCCTCTGCCCCGGATCCACGGAGAAA ATCTACCAGGAGCCCAAGAACGACAGCGAGTGTCTGAGCAACATAAAGGAGTTTGTCAAGGGCTGCACATCTTTCCGTGTCGAG CCATTTGAGGCCAGTGACCTCCTGCTCGGTCTGAACTTCTCCAAGGTGCTGAGTAGTCTCGTGGCTCTGAATAAAGTGACTGCAG ATATCGGCGTGGGCAGTGATTCGGTGTGCGCCCGACACTCGTCAGCCCACCGCATCAAGTCCTTTGAGTCTCTGGCCTCCCAGGCTTCACTGGCTCGATCCTCCAAGCTGCTGCAAAACCAGTTTCGCAGTCTG GACATGTCAGAGAACAGTGGGCAGCAGCTGCTGGTGAAGGCGCGTTTCAACTTCCTCCAAACTAACGAGGATGAGCTCACCTTTAACAAGGGTGACATCATTGGCGTGACTCGTCAGGAGGACGGGGGCTGGTGGGAGGGGACCCTCAACGGCAAGACGGGATGGTTTCCTAGCAACTACGTCCGGGAAGTCAAAGGCTCTG ATAAGCAAGTGTCACCCAAATCTGGTACCCTTAAAAGTCCTCCGAAAGGCTTTGACACATCTGCCATTAGCAAGACATACTACAACTTG GTGTTGCAGAACATTTTAGAAACAGAGACTGAATATTCCAAGGACCTTCAGGTCCTCCTCACAAATTACCTGCGCCCCCTTCAGAGCTTTGAAAA GCTGAGCGGCTCTGATCTATCTCTGATTCTGGGAAACCTGGAGGAGATCAGCACCTTTCAACAGATGCTCGTCCAGTCACTGGAGGAATGCACCAA GCTTCCAGAAAGTCAGCAGAGGGTGGGCGGTTTCTTCCTCAACCTCATGCCCCAAATGAAGGCTCTTTATGTGGGCTACTGCTCCAACCATCCCTGTGCAGTGAACGTACTGACGCAACACAG CGAGACGTTGGGGGAGTTCATGGAGGGCCGAGGTGCCGTCAGCCCCGGGATCCTCACTCTGACCACTGGTCTCAGTAAGCCTTTCATGAGACTCGACAAATACCCCACCCTGCTCAAAGAGCTGGAGCGCCACATGGAG GAGAGTCACCCTGACAGAAGTGACATCCAGAAGTGCATGGCCACTTTCAAACATCTTTCC GCGCAGTGCCAGGAGGTACGCAAGCGGAAGGAGCTGGAGCTGCAGATTCTGACCGAATCCATCCGGCTGTGGGAAGGTGACGACATCAAGACCCTGGGCTCTGTGCTCTACATGAGCCAGGTCCTTGTGCACACTCCCGGGGCAGAG GAAAGGAGTGAGCGTTACCTCATGCTTTTCCCCCACGTCCTCCTCATGTTGTCGGCCAGCCCCAGGATGAGCGGCTTCATATTCCAG GGAAAACTGCCTCTGGCCAGCATGTCGGTGAGCAAGCTGGAAGAATGTGAAACCCACAAAAATGCCTTTGAGCTCAGCG GCCCCATGTTTGAGCGTCTTCAGGTGTCGTGCACCAGCCAGCAGGATCTGCAGGACTGGGTGGAGCATCTAACGCGGCAGATCAAGCACACTGCAGCTACAGCGCCGAGCCACAAACCTCTCACTGTTCCCTGCCACACG CTTCCATCCCATCCTGTCACACCGTCCCGGCACGCCGAGGGAAGGGCCATGACGGTGGCCCCCACCTACCACACCCTCCCTCACCCTTCCTCCCATGGGACATCTCACAGCACCATGATGTGGGGCCCCCTGGAACCTCCCAACACCCCCAAACCCTGGAGCTTAAGTTGCCTGCGGCCCGCACCCCCGCTGCGACCCTCTGCGGCCCTCTGCTACAAGGAG GATCTAAGCAAAAGTCCCAAGAGTGTCAAGAAACTCCTTCCCAAGCGCAAGCCAGAGAGGAAACAGTCTGAGGAGGAATTTGCCTTGAGGAAGA GTACCGCTGCCCTGGAAGAAGACGCCCAGATCTTAAAAGTTATTGAGGCCTACTGCACCAGTGCCAAGACCAGGCAGACACTCAACTcca CCTGGCAGGGCACCGACCTGATGCACAACCACGTGCTGGCCGACGCGGATCGGCCCTCTGTGGACTCGCCGGGTCGCCGCAGCAGCGTGTCGCGACCGGAGTTGAGCTCCGACCTTTCGGAGGACTCGGACTACGACTCCATTTGGACCAGCCACTCTTACCGAATGGGCTCGGTGTCACGCAAGAGCTGCTTCTCGCACCAAAACTAA